Proteins co-encoded in one Meiothermus sp. genomic window:
- a CDS encoding metallophosphoesterase: MRYLIVSDLHGNWPALEAVLKEARGYDQVLFLGDAVGYYPDANRVLDWLRSVNARGVMGNHDIWLLEINAMQIDGPVLEILSWQAERISPENRAYLSGLPWTLEVEGALLVHGSPLDPLAYLEEIEQAREVFDKVKHRWIFHGHTHLAGSYLTLEAPSGRGQATLEGSAQGRWVRYNRYANGGELIVAPKARAIVNPGSTGQPRDGVVGAAYAIWDSDEDTVEFYRAKYNLEHVLARLHHEQFPMWLYERLVLGK, from the coding sequence GTGCGCTATCTGATTGTTTCGGATCTTCATGGTAACTGGCCCGCCCTCGAGGCTGTCCTCAAGGAGGCTAGGGGCTACGACCAGGTGCTCTTCCTGGGCGATGCCGTAGGCTATTACCCCGATGCCAACCGAGTCTTGGACTGGCTACGCTCGGTAAACGCCCGGGGCGTGATGGGCAACCACGACATCTGGTTGCTAGAAATCAATGCCATGCAAATTGACGGGCCAGTATTGGAAATTTTGTCCTGGCAAGCCGAGCGGATCAGTCCCGAGAACCGGGCGTATCTATCGGGCCTACCCTGGACCCTCGAGGTCGAAGGGGCTCTGTTGGTGCACGGCAGTCCCCTCGATCCGCTGGCCTATCTGGAAGAAATTGAGCAGGCCCGTGAAGTGTTTGACAAGGTTAAGCACCGCTGGATTTTTCACGGGCATACCCACCTGGCCGGAAGCTATCTTACCCTTGAAGCCCCCTCTGGACGGGGCCAGGCCACCCTCGAGGGAAGCGCTCAAGGGCGCTGGGTGCGCTACAACCGCTACGCCAATGGCGGCGAGCTGATCGTTGCCCCTAAGGCTCGGGCAATTGTAAACCCAGGCTCTACCGGCCAGCCCCGAGACGGGGTGGTTGGCGCTGCCTACGCTATCTGGGACTCCGATGAAGACACCGTGGAGTTTTACCGGGCCAAATATAACCTCGAGCACGTGCTGGCCCGCCTGCACCACGAGCAGTTTCCCATGTGGCTCTACGAACGACTGGTGTTGGGAAAGTAG
- a CDS encoding hemolysin III family protein, whose product MKNTSLVLRIAVREPFNTYSHAIGVILGLIGTVALLIFSQGNPAKIAGALVFGLTMTLMYASSALYHALQVSERALLWLRKLDHAAIFLFIAGTYTPVLIQALEPSWRPWALGLVWTLAALGVGLKLVTLKAPRWLYTATYLGMGWLAVFFLPKLALNPWALGFLIAGGVAYSLGAVIYAAKWPNLLPERVGFHGIWHVFVLLGSLGMYFAVFSLYLN is encoded by the coding sequence ATGAAAAACACCTCCCTTGTACTCCGCATTGCTGTTCGCGAGCCCTTTAATACCTATTCCCACGCCATTGGGGTAATTCTGGGCCTCATCGGAACAGTCGCGCTGCTAATTTTTTCCCAGGGCAACCCGGCCAAAATCGCAGGCGCGCTGGTATTCGGCCTGACCATGACCTTGATGTACGCCTCCTCGGCGCTGTATCACGCCCTTCAGGTTTCGGAGCGGGCCCTGCTCTGGCTACGCAAGCTCGATCACGCCGCCATTTTTCTCTTTATTGCCGGAACCTATACCCCCGTACTCATACAGGCATTAGAGCCTAGCTGGCGACCTTGGGCGCTTGGGTTGGTCTGGACGCTCGCCGCCCTAGGGGTCGGTCTCAAACTTGTTACACTCAAAGCCCCGCGCTGGCTTTACACCGCCACCTACCTGGGCATGGGCTGGCTTGCGGTATTTTTCCTGCCCAAGCTGGCTCTAAATCCCTGGGCGCTGGGCTTCCTAATTGCAGGTGGGGTAGCCTATAGTCTGGGTGCAGTAATCTATGCTGCCAAGTGGCCCAACCTGCTGCCCGAGCGGGTAGGTTTTCATGGCATCTGGCATGTCTTCGTATTACTGGGCAGCCTGGGCATGTACTTTGCAGTTTTTTCTTTGTATCTCAACTGA